Proteins encoded within one genomic window of Pithys albifrons albifrons isolate INPA30051 chromosome 9, PitAlb_v1, whole genome shotgun sequence:
- the LOC139675978 gene encoding beta-microseminoprotein-like isoform X2, with the protein MKSFLTFIVAMDIIVAMGDAFCMSKLQSPGKVYRGCMLNGKLYPLGHIERTEDCHKCTCSRTVMSCCSLFSTPIAYDKENCKITLNKKRCEYDVVQRSDPSKECSSFVIATG; encoded by the exons aaaagcTTTTTGACTTTCATTGTTGCAATGGACATCATCGTGGCAATGGGTGATGCATTTTGCATGTCTAAACTTCAAAGCCCAGGGAAAGTCTATAGAG GCTGTATGCTGAACGGAAAACTATACCCCCTTGGACACATTGAAAGGACAGAAGATTGCCACAAATGCACCTGCAGCCGAACTGTAATGAGTTGCTGTTCACT CTTTTCTACTCCCATTGCTTATGACAAAGAGAACTGTAAAATcactttaaacaaaaaaaggtgTGAATATGATGTGGTGCAGAGGAGCGACCCCTCAAAGGAGTGTTCTTCCTTCGTTATTGCTACTGGCTAA